The Terriglobales bacterium genome includes the window CCAGCGGATTGGCGTCGTGGAAGCGCGTGACGGTCTCCAGCGCGTCGGCCTTCAGCCGCGCGAGCACCGCGCCGGAAACCAGCGTCTCGCCGGCGCGCGCAATGGCCCGCGTCATGACGGGCAAAAGGCCCTCGATGGCGCCGCGTGCCACTCCCATCTCCGCCATTGCTTCCGGAATCGCGAGCCCCGCCGGGCCGCGCCGTTCCACGCGTGCTGCCAGCTTATCTCCTGACGTGCCGCCGGCGAGCGCTGCGAGCGAGCTGAGTCGTACGTTGGGCGCCAGCTTGCCCTCGCAGGGGAATGGATCGATCACAACACCGCCGCCAATGGTCACCACCGGCGAAAACTGGCGCACGATGAAGCGATCGCCGGGCAGCAACAGGACCGGCCCATGGAAGCGCACCTGGGCGAATGCCTCGCCGCCCGGCGCCAGCTGCTTCAAGGGGCTGGCCAGCGAAGGATCGTGCGCCGCGCGCGCGTCGGCGAGCAGGACAATCTCAGCAATCGTCTCCGACGTGTGCGTGTGGAAGTGCACGCGCGATCGATCGCGCAGCGGCCTGGCGCCCTTGAGCAACTCGATCGTCACATCGGCGCGACGCGTGGGACGCAGCACGCCGGGGGCCGCCACCGTCATGCCGCGCGTCAATTCATCCGTCGCTATTCCGGCGAGATTGAGCGCGGTGCGCTGGCCGGCCGTGGCCCGCTCGGCGGCCGCGCCATGCACCTGCACGCCGCGAACCCGCAGCCGGCGTCCTTCCGGAAACAACTCGACCTCCTCATCTTTGGCTACGCTGCCCGCCACCAGCGTGCCGGTGACGACCGTGCCAAAACCCTTCATCATGAATACCCGGTCGATCGGCAGGCGAAACAGCGCCGACGAATCGCGCGCCGGAACCTCCGCGGCAATTCTGCCCAGCTGCTGCCGCAGCTCGTCCATGCCCGCCCCGGTTTGTGAGCTGACGGTGACAGTCGGCGAGCGCGAAGCGTCGAGAAACGATCCGCGCACGAAGTCTTCCACTTCCGACCGCGCCACCTGGAGCGTCTCGGCGTCCACCAGGTCACTTTTCGTGACAACGACGATGCCTCGCTGCACCGAGAGCAGCCGGGAGATCTCGAAGTGTTCGCGCGTCTGTGGCTTGATGCCTTCGTCGGCGGCGACCACCAGCAGCACCAGGTCGAGGCCTCCGGCGCCCGCCAGCATGTTGCGCACGAAGCGCTCGTGGCCGGGCACGTCAATGAAGCCGAAGCGTATTGGCTCGCCGGAGGGTGAGGGCAACTCCGCGTGTGCGAAGCCGAGGTCGATGGTGATACCGCGGCGCTTTTCCTCTTCCAGGCGGTCGGCGTCGATGCCGGTGAGCGCCTTGACCAGAGCGGTCTTGCCGTGATCGATGTGCCCGGCTGTGCCGACAATGACGGACTTCATCGCAATTGAGTATAAAGACTGTGTGCATGGCGCGTTGATTGTGGTGGCGCAATATCGCGACCTGCCCGAGGCGCTGCTGGCCAAGGGCAAGCTGGAGTCGGCCGGAATCGAGTGCACCATGACCGACGACAACATCGTGCGAATGGACTGGTTCTGGCCAACGCCGTTGGCGGCGTGAAGCTGAAGGTGCGCCCCGAGGACGCCGGGCAGGCGCGTGAAGTGCTGGCCAGCGCGCCTCCGCTCATCATGCAGGATTCGCAAACCGGCGGCTTCTATCAGCAGCCGGCGTGTCCGCGCTGCAATTCATTCGACATCGCGTTTGGCGACCGTTCAGCCGGCATCAAATTGGTCGCGCTCCAGGCCGGCATTCCGCTGCCTTCGTTCCAGGAGCCGCACTGGCGGTGTGCCGAATGCGGCGCGCGCTGGGTCGAGGAGTAACTCCGCTCCGGCGTTTACTTGCAGGCCACCTCAGGCTTGCCGGTCTTCTTCTCCGCGAAAGTCATCGCGTACACCGGGTGAATCTCCCAGAAGTTGTGGGATGCGTCGCACAGCCCTTTGCCCCGCGGTCCCGGATGGATGGCGTGGTGCACGTCATAGAAGAGCTGGCCGGTGATCTTCATCTTGGTCGGATGTTTCACGCAGGTGCCCGAGCCGGAGAAGTCCGTCTTGCCCGGCGTCCCGAAGTTCTTGAGCAGCTTGGCCCGGAGCGCGTCGAGTCCGCCGAGTTTGGCGTCGGGCGCGTCGAGAAAGTCGGAGCGCGGCACTTCGACGATCACGCACCGGGTGCGGTCCTCGCGCGTTGGCCCGACCTGGATGTGATAGTCGCCGTCGTCCTCTGACGCGATGAGCTGCACGTACCCGGTGGTGCTCACCAGGTCGCCTTCCTGCAACGCGGTCGACGCCGGATCGCGCATCCGGTCGTCCTGGTGACTCTGGTTGTGCTGATACTCCTTGTAGTCGTACTTGTGGCGGTCAGGTTCGGCCAGCGTAATCAGGTCGTCGGACTTGACCGCGGCCGGCTTCTTGTGTTCGGCGGCGGAATCCAGGGTTGTTTTCACGTGCCAGCGATCCACGCCCTTCTTGGGCGGATCAGCCCACACGGTGATGAAGAACAGCAGGCAGAGCCCCGGCCACAGTCTTCTCATGTCTTTCTCCTCGACCGGAAAAGGTCGAGGCTGAAGCTAGCACGACCGGCTGCTCCGCAGCATTTTTCGTCGGCCTTGTTCCGTTTCCAGAACGTGCGAAAATGGCCTTGTCCTCTATGGTCAAGCACGCCGCCAACGCCATCACCGACGAAACGCTGGAACAGCACGGAATTACCCCTGACGAATTCCAGAAAATCCTGCGGCTGCTCGGACGCCGCCCCACGCTCACCGAGCTGGGCATCTTCAGCGTGATGTGGAGCGAGCATTGCTCGTACAAGTCGTCGCGTGTGCACCTGCGTCGGCTGCCCACTCACAGCCGGCGCGTGCTGCAAGGGCCCGGCGAGAACGCCGGCGTGATTGATATCGGCGATGGCTGGGCGTGCGCGTTCAAAATTGAGTCGCACAACCACCCGTCGTTCCTCGAGCCATTCCAGGGCGCGGCGACCGGAGTGGGCGGCATTCTGCGCGACATCTTCACCATGGGCGCGCGGCCGGTCGCGGTGATGGACTCCCTCCGCTTCGGGCCCATCACCGGCGATGCGGCCGGCGCGGCTCCGCCGGGGAAAGCCGCCACGGCGGGCGACGCCCGCGCTGCCCAGGAAGCGCGCGCCGCGCTGAAAGCGATTCATAAGAACCACTCGCTGCTGGAAGGCGTGGTGAGCGGCATTGCCAGCTACGGCAACTGCTTTGGCGTGCCGAACCTGGGCGGCGAAACGAAGTTCGAGCCGTGCTACGCGGGCAATCCGCTGGTGAACGCGTTCGCGCTCGGCCTGATGCGGCGCGATCGCATCTTCCTGGCACGCGCGGCCGGAGAAGGCAATCCGGTGATCTACGTCGGCGCCAAAACGGGGCGCGACGGCATCCACGGCGCCACCATGGCGAGCGAGGAATTCCGCGAAGGCTCGGAGCAGAAGCGCCCCAACGTCCAGGTTGGCGACCCTTTCCTCGAGAAGCTCCTCCTGGAGGCCTGCCTCGAAGTGATGGAGACCGGCGCCGTCGTCGGCATTCAGGACATGGGGGCCGCCGGGCTCACCTGCTCCACCTGCGAGATGGGTGCGCGCGGCGGCGTGGGCATCGAGATTGAGATGGACCTGGTGCCGCAGCGCGAAACCGCCATGAACGGATACGAGATCATGCTCTCCGAATCGCAGGAGCGCATGCTGCTCGTCGCCGAGCGCGGCCGCGAAGAAGAAGTGTTTCGCGTCTTCCAGAAGTGGGGGCTCGATGCCGTGACCATTGGACGCGTTACGTCCGACGGCAAGCTCCGCGTGCTCGAGCACGGCAACGTCATTGCCGAGATTCCCAACACCGCCCTCACCGACGACGCGCCAGTGTATCGGCGCCCGATCGAGCGCTGGGAGGCCGAGGTTCCTCGCGAGAAGCCAGAAAGCGTTCGCCTCGGCGAAACCGCCGATCTCACCGCCAACTTCAAAAAGCTCCTCGCCGCGCCAAACATTTGCAGCAAACGCTGGATCTACCAGCAGTACGACTCCATGGTCCAGACCAACACCGTCGAGGGCCCGGGCGCCGACGCCGGCCTGGTCCGCGTGAAGGGCACGCGGCGCGGCCTGGCCATGTCCCTCGACGGCAACGGCCGCTGGTGCTGGCTCGATCCCAAACTCGGCGCGATGCACGCCGTGGCCGAGGCCGCGCGCAACGTGGCCTGCACCGGCGCCACGCCGGTTGCCGCCACCAACTGCCTGAATTTTGGCAGTCCCGAGAAGCCGGAAGTCATGTGGCAGTTTTCGCAGGTGGTTGACGGCATCGCGCGCGCGTGCGAGGAGCTGGAAATCCCGATCACCGGCGGCAACGTGAGCCTCTACAACGAAACGCTGGGCGAGGGGATTTATCCCACCCCGGTGCTCGGCGTTGTCGGCTTGCTGGAAAACCTTGAAGACGCGGTTCGGCACGGCTTCCGCGAGACTGGCCGCGCCATCGTCCTGCTGCGCGGAGCTGAGCCGGGCGACGCGACCGACGCCGAAATCGAATTCGGCTCCTCCGAATATGCGAAAGAAGTCCTGGGCCGGGTCTGGGGATATCCGCCGGCCCTGGAACTTCACCGCGAGGCGGCGGTGCAGAAGTGCCTGATCGAGCTGGTCCGCGATGGCGCGATCGGCTCAGCTCACGACTGCTCCAGCGGCGGACTCGCCGTCGCCGTCGCCGAATCCAGCTTCGCTGAGGGAGTTGGCGCGCGGATCGATCTGGCGGGCGGCGAACTTGCGCCCGAATGTGTGCTTTTCGGCGAGGACGCCAGCCGCGTGGTCCTCTCCTGCGACCCGGCCCGGCTCCGGTACATCCAACAAACTGCGGTAAAATACGGAGTCACGGCTGAGCGGATCGGCGAAACGGTTCCCGACAACCTGGAAATTTCCCTCGACGGCAGGATTGTTGTCTCCGCCGAAGTGTCGGAACTGGCCGATGCCTGGGAGCACGCGCTGGAGCGCGCGCTGCACGTCGAGACAGAAGAGCGGATGGTGCCGGGAGTCTTGCAGAAGAGCTGAGATCATCGGACGATCTGACGGTCCGGTTGTCGGGCGAGCAAGCGGCTTGCGCGGCGCGCCGGCCGATCAGGGGGCCTTCCAGGGCGCCAGGGATGATGTTGAGCGGTATGGAGCGAAGCGGCAAATTCAAAGACGAGTGTGGCGTGGTCGCCGTGTACTCGCACCCCGAGGCGTCGAAGCTCGTCTACCTCGGCCTGCATGCGCTCCAGCATCGTGGACAGGAGAGCGCTGGCATTGCTTCGTCCACCGGTGACCGCCTGCGCGTGTATCGCGCCATGGGCCTGGTCGCCGACATCTTCAATAACGAAGAAGCGCTCGCCAAGGTGCCCGGCCCGCTCGCCATCGGGCACACGCGCTACTCCACCACCGGCGATTCGGCGCTGCTCAACGCGCAGCCCATCATGGTCGAATGCAACAAGGGACCGATCGCGCTGGCACACAACGGCAACCTGGTGAACGCGCAGCACATTCGCGCGCGCCTCGAGCAGCGGGGCTCGATCTTTCAGACGTCGAGCGACACCGAAGTTGTCGTCCACCTGATCGCGCAGTCGAAAGAGCAGACACTGCCGGAGGCGATTGCTGACGCGCTGCGCCGCCTCGAAGGCGCTTTCTCGCTCGTCATGCTGACGCGCGACCGCGTCTTCGCCGCCCGCGATCCGCGCGGCTTCCGCCCGCTGGTCATGGGACGCATTCCCCCCCAGCCCAGCAACGCGCCGCGCCTGCCGGGCGCGCCCCCCGAGCAGGAGACCATCGTCTTCGCCTCGGAAACCTGCGCCTTCGACCTGATCGGCGCCGTTTACGAGCGCGAAGTGAGGCCCGGCGAACTCGTGGTCGTCGGACCTGAGGGCGTGTACTCGCGCTTCTACGCCTCGCCGCAGAAGCAGTCGAGCTGCATCTTCGAGCACGTGTACTTCTCGCGGCCAGACAGCATCATCTTCGGCCGCCCGGTACAGGAGAGCCGCGAGGCGCTCGGCCGCCGGTTGGCGCGCGAGGCCCCCGTCGATGCCGACATCGTCGTCCCCGTGCCCGATTCCGGCGTCACCGCCGCGCTCGGCTACTCGGCCGAGAGCGGGCTGCCATTTCGCTTCGGACTCATCC containing:
- the selB gene encoding selenocysteine-specific translation elongation factor — protein: MKSVIVGTAGHIDHGKTALVKALTGIDADRLEEEKRRGITIDLGFAHAELPSPSGEPIRFGFIDVPGHERFVRNMLAGAGGLDLVLLVVAADEGIKPQTREHFEISRLLSVQRGIVVVTKSDLVDAETLQVARSEVEDFVRGSFLDASRSPTVTVSSQTGAGMDELRQQLGRIAAEVPARDSSALFRLPIDRVFMMKGFGTVVTGTLVAGSVAKDEEVELFPEGRRLRVRGVQVHGAAAERATAGQRTALNLAGIATDELTRGMTVAAPGVLRPTRRADVTIELLKGARPLRDRSRVHFHTHTSETIAEIVLLADARAAHDPSLASPLKQLAPGGEAFAQVRFHGPVLLLPGDRFIVRQFSPVVTIGGGVVIDPFPCEGKLAPNVRLSSLAALAGGTSGDKLAARVERRGPAGLAIPEAMAEMGVARGAIEGLLPVMTRAIARAGETLVSGAVLARLKADALETVTRFHDANPLVAGISKEELRERLGASPDVFAAMLASLVAEKKLEVAGEQVRAAGRGVVLKDEEAEAKQKIEAVFAAAGLKAPLLKDVLASLPVDRARAQKIITLLLRDRVLVKLADDLVFHRDALEQMRGRVVAQKSTSARIDVAGFKDLFGLSRKYAIPLLEYLDRERVTKRVGDERVIL
- the purL gene encoding phosphoribosylformylglycinamidine synthase subunit PurL; translation: MALSSMVKHAANAITDETLEQHGITPDEFQKILRLLGRRPTLTELGIFSVMWSEHCSYKSSRVHLRRLPTHSRRVLQGPGENAGVIDIGDGWACAFKIESHNHPSFLEPFQGAATGVGGILRDIFTMGARPVAVMDSLRFGPITGDAAGAAPPGKAATAGDARAAQEARAALKAIHKNHSLLEGVVSGIASYGNCFGVPNLGGETKFEPCYAGNPLVNAFALGLMRRDRIFLARAAGEGNPVIYVGAKTGRDGIHGATMASEEFREGSEQKRPNVQVGDPFLEKLLLEACLEVMETGAVVGIQDMGAAGLTCSTCEMGARGGVGIEIEMDLVPQRETAMNGYEIMLSESQERMLLVAERGREEEVFRVFQKWGLDAVTIGRVTSDGKLRVLEHGNVIAEIPNTALTDDAPVYRRPIERWEAEVPREKPESVRLGETADLTANFKKLLAAPNICSKRWIYQQYDSMVQTNTVEGPGADAGLVRVKGTRRGLAMSLDGNGRWCWLDPKLGAMHAVAEAARNVACTGATPVAATNCLNFGSPEKPEVMWQFSQVVDGIARACEELEIPITGGNVSLYNETLGEGIYPTPVLGVVGLLENLEDAVRHGFRETGRAIVLLRGAEPGDATDAEIEFGSSEYAKEVLGRVWGYPPALELHREAAVQKCLIELVRDGAIGSAHDCSSGGLAVAVAESSFAEGVGARIDLAGGELAPECVLFGEDASRVVLSCDPARLRYIQQTAVKYGVTAERIGETVPDNLEISLDGRIVVSAEVSELADAWEHALERALHVETEERMVPGVLQKS
- the purF gene encoding amidophosphoribosyltransferase; the encoded protein is MMLSGMERSGKFKDECGVVAVYSHPEASKLVYLGLHALQHRGQESAGIASSTGDRLRVYRAMGLVADIFNNEEALAKVPGPLAIGHTRYSTTGDSALLNAQPIMVECNKGPIALAHNGNLVNAQHIRARLEQRGSIFQTSSDTEVVVHLIAQSKEQTLPEAIADALRRLEGAFSLVMLTRDRVFAARDPRGFRPLVMGRIPPQPSNAPRLPGAPPEQETIVFASETCAFDLIGAVYEREVRPGELVVVGPEGVYSRFYASPQKQSSCIFEHVYFSRPDSIIFGRPVQESREALGRRLAREAPVDADIVVPVPDSGVTAALGYSAESGLPFRFGLIRNHYVGRTFIEPEQSVRDFGVKLKLNPVRSILEGKRVVLIDDSIVRGTTSRKIVRMVRAAGAREVHMRVSCPPIIGSCYYGVDTPSRKQLIAANKSVEEIREYIGADSLAYISVEGLKQACGEGKATTYCTACYTGNYPTPLIDVEEIVPAAARHE